A segment of the Microbacterium luteolum genome:
AACACCGTCCTGACCGCCGCGTACTCGGTGCTCGGACGCTGGAACGAGAACTACGAGGAGATCGATGAGCGCCGCGCTCTGCGCGTCCTCGGCGACTGGCGCCTCGCGCACCTCGCGGAGCGCACCTTCGGCACCCTGAGCGACGGCGAGCAGAAGCGCGTGCAGATCGCCCGAGCGGTGATGACCGACCCGGAGCTGCTGCTGCTCGACGAGCCGACCGCCTCTCTCGATCTCGGCTCGCGCGAGGAGCTGTTGACGCTTCTCAGCGGCTACGCGTCGTCGCCGACGACCCCCGCGATGCTCATGGTCACGCACCACGTGGAGGAGATCCCGGTCGGATTCACCCATGTGATGCTGATCCGCGACGGCGCCGTCGTCGCAGCGGGCCCGATCGCTGACACGCTCACGGCCGAGAACCTGGGTGAGACCTTCGGAATGCCCATCGTCCTGACCAGCGACGAGGGCCGGTACGCCGCCCGCGCAGCCGCCTGAACCTGATTACTGAGCTTCGTCGAAGTACTGATAGAATCGATCCTTGGTGCTCACCGCGCCGCAGACTTCCCTCGTCCCTGGCACAATCCAGGGCAGCAACTAAGGAATCCCATGAAGACTGACATTCACCCCGACTACAAGGCTGTCGTGTTCCGCGACCTCGGCTCGGGCGAGACCTTCCTCACCCGCTCCACGGTGTCGAGCGACAAGACCATCGAGCTGGACGGCGTGGAGTACCCCGTCATCGACGTCGAGATCTCCTCGGCATCGCACCCGTTCTACACGGGCAAGCAGCGCATCATGGACTCGGCCGGTCGCGTCGAGAAGTTCAACCAGCGCTTCAAGGGCTTCGGCGGCTCGTCCAAGTAAGGACCTCCGCCTCGAAAGGCCCCGTGCTCCTCGGAGTGCGGGGCCTTCGTCATGCGTCGGACGCGACCGTCAGATGTCGATCACGATGCGGCCGCCGTCGATCCTGCTCGGCGGATCGCCGGGAGACGGCGCCGGTGCGGTCCGCTGCGTCTGCCGGTCCCGCTCCTGTCCTGCTTCGTGGGCCGAAGGAGACCAGACGGCGTCGAACGCACCGCCCAGCCCGCCGGCCGTGGCGTTCTCGTACTTCTCCTCGACGGGCTTGCGCGAGAACGTGTGCATCATGCCGATGATGAGCAGCAGCGGCCCCATGGCGAGGACCAGCGCCAGTGTCGCCCACGCCATCACATCGGTCATACGACCAGGATAGGCAGGGCGGTGTCACGGCGGCATCCGTCTGCGGGTGGACTTTCTCAGCGGATGCGTCGCCCGTGCGCGAGGTCGATCAGGTGCGTCAGCACGGGTCCCGCGCGGAGTCCGTTGTGCTCGTGCTCGCTCGTGACCCAGAGCTCCACGCCGGGGAGCAGGCGAGCCGTCTCCAGCGAGAACTCCATCGGTACGTAGACGTCGTTCACGTAGACGGCGGCGGCA
Coding sequences within it:
- a CDS encoding ABC transporter ATP-binding protein, with product MPSALEFTDVVVRREGRNIIDHVTWDVSDDQRWVILGPNGAGKTTLLQLADTLMHPTSGTVTVLGETLGRTDVFEVRPRIGFASSAMAKRVPRDETVLNTVLTAAYSVLGRWNENYEEIDERRALRVLGDWRLAHLAERTFGTLSDGEQKRVQIARAVMTDPELLLLDEPTASLDLGSREELLTLLSGYASSPTTPAMLMVTHHVEEIPVGFTHVMLIRDGAVVAAGPIADTLTAENLGETFGMPIVLTSDEGRYAARAAA
- a CDS encoding type B 50S ribosomal protein L31, with translation MKTDIHPDYKAVVFRDLGSGETFLTRSTVSSDKTIELDGVEYPVIDVEISSASHPFYTGKQRIMDSAGRVEKFNQRFKGFGGSSK